Within Mycobacterium botniense, the genomic segment GAATCCGCGTTGGGCGCGTTGGTGAGGTGATCCGCACCGCAGTGACCATGGTGGCGACCTGGCTGGTGGTGAATCTTCCGGTGATGCTGCTTTTCCCGCGCGGCTGGTCAGAGTTTTTCCGGCTCAACACCCGTCGTGGTGACGACATGGACTCGCTCTACAACGTCGTGAAGTCGTTCACCGGCTGGCGCGGTTTCGATCCCGCACTGGGCTTTTGGCAACCACCGATAGTGCTGAACACCGTCAGCGCGGCACTCTTTGTAATGTGTTGTACAGCAATAGCTTACGTTGTGCTAACTGCTCCGCGCCGGCCTCGGGCGGCGCAGTCGATATTTTTGGTGGTGGCGGCATTTTTGTTAACGAGCAAGGTGTGGAGTCCACAGTTCTCGCTGTGGCTGGTGCCGCTGGCGGTACTTGCTGTGCCGCATCGGAGGATCCTGCTGGCGTGGATGACGGTGGACGCGGTCGTCTGGGTGCCGCGGATGTATTACCTGTACGCCGTTCCCAACCGGAGCCTGCCGGAACAGTGGTTTACTGCGACCGTGCTCCTGCGCGACATCGCCGTCGTGGCGCTGTGTGTGCTGGTGGTGCGGCAGATTTACCGGCCCGGCGAGGATTTGGTGCGTTGGGGTGGGCGCCTGGATGACCCGGCGGGCGGGGTGTTTGACCGGGCGCGCGACGCGCCACCCGGCTGGCTGCCCCGGTGGCTGCGGCCGGCTCAATCACGGCGGCCGGCCGCAGCAGGTGCGACTCCTGATTTCGCGGGTTAGGCCAGCATCCGGTAACCTGGGCCGGTCGCCGACGCAGCAGGTGGCCCTCCTGCCACGGACCGCCCGTGGCCGCACAGACCAGAGGAGGTGATGAGGTTCCCGTGCGTCCTTACGAAATTATGGTCATCCTCGACCCCACTCTCGACGAGCGCACCGTGGCCCCGTCCTTGGAGACGTTCCTTAACGTTGTCCGAAAGGACGGGGGAACCGTGCAGAAAGTTGACATCTGGGGTCGCCGCCGGCTGGCGTACGAGATTGCGAAACATTCCGAAGGCATCTACGTGGTGATCAACCTCGACGCCGAGCCGAAAACGGTCTCTGAGCTGGACCGTCAGCTTAGGTTGAATGAATCGGTGCTGCGCACCAAAGTGCTGCGCACCGACCAGCGCTAGCGCGTCCGGTGACGATGCAGGCCGTCGAGCGGCAGACCCGTTAATGAACGACTGCCAAGCGTCAGAGCCGTTGCGTAGGCTCTGCGATAGGCGCTTACCGCAAAGCGTCGGGCTCAAATCTATCCACGCACGGATCCCAGGAGGACGTTGTGGCTGGTGATACCACTATCACCGTCGTCGGTAACTTAACCGCCGACCCCGAGCTGCGGTTCACCCCGTCCGGTGCTGCCGTGGCGAACTTCACCGTCGCCTCAACGCCGCGGATCTATGACCGCCAGAGTGGAGAATGGAAAGACGGCGAGGCATTGTTCTTGCGCTGCAATATCTGGCGAGAGGCAGCCGAGAACGTGGCCGAAAGCCTCACCCGGGGCGCGCGGGTGATCGTCACCGGCCGGCTCAAGCAGCGGTCCTTCGAAACCCGCGAGGGCGAAAAACGCACCGTGGTGGAGGTCGAGGTCGACGAAGTCGGCCCGTCATTGCGCTACGCCACCGCCAAGGTCAACAAGGCCAGCCGGAGCGGCGGTGGAGCGGGCGGAGCCCGACCAGCGTCGGCTGCGCCGAGCGCTGGAGCCGCTGACGACCCGTGGGGCAGCGCGCCCGCCGCGGGCTCGTTCGGTGACACTGATGACGAACCACCCTTCTGATACCGACTTGAGCCCAGGAACGAAAGAGGAACGAGAGAGAAAGATCCATGGCTAAATCGAAACGGCGCCCCACGCCGGAAAAGCCGGTCAAGACGAAGAAGTGCGTGTTCTGCGCCAAGAAAGACCAAGTGATCGACTATAAAGACACGGCGCTGCTGCGCACCTACATTAGTGAACGCGGCAAGATCCGGGCGCGCCGCGTCACAGGTAACTGTGTGCAGCACCAGCGTGATATCGCGCTCGCGGTGAAAAACGCCCGGGAAATGGCGCTGCTCCCATTCACGTCATCAGCGCGGTAACCGATAAAGGGCCGGAACGGAAAGAGCACAGCGATGAAATTGATCCTTACCGCCGACGTCGATCATCTCGGTTCTGTCGGCGAAACCGTCGAGGTCAAAGACGGGTATGGGCGCAACTTCTTGCTTCCGCGCGGGTTGGCGATCGTGGCCACTCGGGGCGCGCAGAAGCAGGCTGAGGAGATTCGCCGCGCGCGGGACAGCAAAAAGGTGCGCGATTTGGAGCACGCCAACGAGATCAAGGGCGCCATCGAGGCGCTGGGCGTGGTCACGCTGCCGGTCAAGGCCGCGGGCGATACCGGCAAGCTCTTCGGCTCGGTGACCGCCGGTGATGTGGTCGGCGCGATTAAGGCGGCCGGTGGACCGAACCTCGACAAGCGGATCGTGCGGTTACCCCGGGAACACATCAAGGCGCTGGGAGCTCATTCGGTGTGGGTACGTTTGCATCCCGAAGTCGACGTCGAGGTAGCGCTCAACGTCGTGGCGAAAGACTAATCGGGCAATGAGGCGGGTGGCGGCCGCTGCGTGGCCGCCACCAGTGCTCCCAGCCGGGCGAACAAATCCCGGTCACTTCTCACTTAGCTAACGTAACGGTTCGTTAACGCAGCGCATAACTGACCGCAACACAACACGCCCGAAATCGCAACCCGGCCCGACACGCCGAAGAGATTCTCATCCACAGAATTCACGGCGGGTTATCGTCCGGCTAGCTGCGGTGATGGTGCAACACCCGACATCGGTCCACAGGTTGTCCACAACCGCTTCAACACGGCGACAAATATATATGCACACTCGATGCACAGGTTTATGAACAGTGCCACTTGGAGTCCGTGCCAGCAACGTTTAACGTCGACCGTCGCGAGACGAATGCCGGCGTGTCAGCACGAGATGATGCGAGTCCGCGCAGCGGGTCATCCAGGAGGTGGGCAGGTGGGCTGAGGCGAGCGGTGTCGGTGTCTTGTTCTACTGTTCACGACATTCGAATGTGCGTTCGACAGCTGCTGCGTCGAGGGGAGGTGAGCGCCCATGGCGGTTATCGACGATCTCGGCTATCCCGGCATGGATGCGTCGCCATCCAGTGACGACTTCGGCCGTCAGCCCCCACAGGACCTCGCCGCTGAGCAGGCGGTGCTGGGTGGGATGTTGCTGAGCAAGGATGCGATCGCCGATGTAGTGGAACGGCTTCGGCCCGGCGACTTCTATCGGCCGGCGCACCAAAATGTTTACGACGCAATTTTGGACCTCTATGGGCGCGGCGAGCCGGCCGATGCGGTGACAGTAGCCGCTGAACTGGACCGCCAAGGCCTGCTGCGCCGGGTGGGAGGCGCGCCCTACCTGCACACGCTGATCTCGACAGTCCCGACGGCCGCCAACGCGGGCTATTACGCGGGGATTGTCGCCGAAAAAGCACTGCTACGCCGGCTGGTGGAGGCCGGGACGCGGGTGGTGCAGTACGGCTATGCGGGTGCAGAGGGCGCTGATGTGGCCGCGGTGGTCGACCGCGCCCAGGCCGAGATCTATGACGTCACCGACCGGCGTCTCTCTGAGGACTTCGTCCCACTCGAGGATCTGCTGCAGCCGACGATGGACGAGATCGACGCCATCGCGTCCAATGGCGGCATAGCGCGCGGCGTGCCGACCGGGTTCACCGAACTCGACGAGGTGACCAACGGGCTGCACCCCGGACAGATGGTCATCGTCGCCGCCCGCCCGGGGGTGGGAAAAGCGCTGGCACTCAACACGCCGCTGCCCACTCCCTCGGGGTGGACCACGATGGGCGACGTCGCCGTCGGTGACGAACTGCTGGGCGCCGACGGGATGCCGACCCGGGTGCTGGCCGCGACCGATGTGATGCTGGGTCGCCCGTGCTACGAGATCGAGTTCTCCGACGGCACGGTCATCGTCGCCGATGCCGATCACCAATGGCCGACCGGGTATGGCATCCGCACGACAGCTGAACTGCGTTGCGGTCTGGACACGATCGCGGCAGCCGGCTCGATTGCGCCCTATGCGGAGCGCCGCGCGACAGCCACCTTGATGGCACCGGTGCTGCAGCTGACCGCGGTGCGCCGGGTGCGCAGCGTTCCGGTGCGCTGCGTCCAAGTGGACAACGCCGCGCACTTGTATCTGGCGGGCCGCGGCATGATACCCACGCATAACTCCACTTTGGGATTGGATTTTCTGCGGTCGTGTTCGATCCGCCACCGGATGGCCAGCGTCATCTTCTCGTTAGAGATGAGCAAGTCCGAGATCGTGATGCGCCTGCTGTCGGCGGAAGCGAAAATCAAACTGTCCGACATGCGTTCAGGTCGTATGAGTGATGATGACTGGACCCGGCTGGCGCGGCGGATGAGCGAAATCAGCGAGGCACCATTGTATATTGATGACTCGCCGAACTTGACGATGATGGAGATCCGCGCTAAGGCGCGCCGGCTGCGGCAGAAAGCCGACCTGAAGCTTGTCGTCGTGGACTACCTGCAGCTCATGACCTCGGGTAAAAAGTTCGAGTCGCGGCAGGTGGAAGTGTCGGAATTCTCGCGCAGCCTCAAGCTGCTCGCCAAGGAGCTGGATGTTCCCGTCGTCGCGATCAGCCAGCTCAACCGCAGTCCTGAACAACGCCACGATAAGAAGCCGATGCTGGCTGATCTTCGGGAAAGTGGTTCACTGGAACAAGATTCAGATTTGGTGATTCTGCTGCATCGCCCTGATGCTTTCGAACGCGACGATCCGCGCGCCGGCGAGGCCGATCTGATTGTTGCTAAGCACCGCAACGGCCCAACCAAGACGGTCACCGTCGCGCACCAGCTGCATCTGTCGCGGTTCGCCAATATGGCGCGGTAGTCATCCGGTACCGGTTCTCACCGAACGTGGTGGAATCTCACGAATGGTGGCCGAGTGGTTAATGCTCGTCCTCGTGACATGACAATGGCGGCTGCGCCGCGAAGGTGAGAATATCTTGAACTGTTGACGTCACGAAGGAGCCTCTGCACCAACGACATTGGTTCGTTAGCTGCTCATCGGACCGCCATGATGGGCAGTTGCAGATATGAGGAGTGTTCCCCGCCGGTGTGGATGATGTGCTGTCCGCTGTTGCGCGGGGCGTATTCACGTAGTCCGGGCATCCATGGGCCAAATAGGTTTTGCGCGCTGATGATCAGCCTGAGCTGCTCGCCGGGGTAAAAGACCAGCCCGATCGGCAGCAGGTCGATATCGACGGCGACGACTTCACCGGGAGTCAGTTTCTCGATGCGGTCGAAGCTGTGGACGGGGACTTCGTCGGTCGACATCGTCTCGTCTAAGTGCCGCATCGACACGCGCAGGCGGCCGCTGGATCCCTTGTACCGCAGGATCGACGCTCCCCGCTCGGTGACATCGTGGATCATGGCGCCGTGGTTGGGCACGGTGAAGCCCTGCAAAGGTGTTCCCTGCTCACTGAGCTTCTGGACGAAGACAAACAGATCCATGTCGTCAGCGCCCTCCGCCTCGACCCACAGCCGCGCTTTGGGGTAGCCGACCATCGTGGTCTCGTGGTCGAAGCGGACAATGAAGGACACCCAGCTTGGATTAGCTTGCGTGTCGTAGACCGTCGTCACCTGCTGCGCAGGCGCCTGGGTGCGTAGTGTGCGTGAGCGGCCGTCGAGGTAGTACTTCGTGTAGGCGATGCCCTCCGGCGGGAACTGATGGGCGGCCAGATTGACCCTGTCGCCGCCTTCCAGGTCGAGAAGGGCGTACCGCACGCGCGGCGTCTGTTCCCAGCCGTTGTCCTCACCCTTGAGGAAATGATCGAAAAACCGGCGCAGATCCTCGGTGTTGGCCTCGTCGTAGTAGTCGGGCCATTCCTGGCTGTTGTGGATGCGCAACCACTTGTCCTTCGACCCAATTTGCCGCCAGGCGCGGAAAGTGCCCGCCGTATGCAGCGTGTTGGAGTAGCTGGCCACGACGTATGCCGGCACAGTAATCCGGTCGACGCGCGGGATCTTGTTCTGCCACAACTGATTCATCAGCGGGTAGCGCTGTGCCTCGGCGAGAATGTCTTCCTTGCGGTTCTTGCCCCAGAAGCTGTTGTCGCGGAGTTGTCGGGCGAACCCGGTGTCGGGTATTCCGCCGCGCATCACCAGATCGCGGTAGACGTCGCTGATCCCCTCCCACGGGTTGATCGCCGCCAGGTGGGGCGGCTGTTCGGCCGCGGTAAACCATTGCGCGACCGCTAGATAGGAGGTGCCGCTCATGGCGACCTTGCCGCTGCACCAATCCTGAACGGCCAGCCACTCAATGAGATCATGGCAGTCTTGGCCTTCTTGACGGTCCCACAGCACGCTGTCACCTTCAGAGTCGCTGACGCCCCGAGGATCGGGATTGCAGATGGCGTAACCGTGAGCACACCAGTACGCGGGGTCAGGCCCCTCGAACTTGTGCAGACCCGACACGATCGCGTTGTCCAGACCGACCAACCCGAACACTGCCATCGCGGCCGGGGCGCTGCCCTCACCCTTACCGTACGGGCTCCACGCCACGATGACCGGCACCTTCTCGGCGCCGGCCGGCCGGAAGATGTCGACATAGATCGTCACTCCGTCACGGAGGGTGACCGGGACGTCCTTGTCGAGCACGATGTCGACCGGTAGCGCCCTAAACGGAGGCGCGAGCCGAAAGCCGGCGGGTAGGGTCCGCGTGCCGGGATCGAATCCGCTGAGCACACCGTACCTGTCACCCGGTTCCAACGGATGCGATGGCATAAACACCTTCTCCACCCGAGCCATATGCCTCCTTTGACATCGCGGCGCGCCCTCCGCTCTTCCCGACGATAGGGCCCAACCCGGCAAGAAATCAACAGCCGTTGAGATGATCGCGCGGGCGACGGTAGATTCGGGGCGTGACCGCTAACAGGACGCCGGCGGTGCGCCGCGGGCGTCGGCCCGGTATCAGCACAACCCGGCAGGCCATCCTCGACGCGGCCCGCGCCCGGTTCGCCAGCGATGGATTCGCTGCGACGACGATCAGGCAGGTCGCTGCCGATGCGGGAGTCGACGCTTCGCTGGTGATGCAGTTCTACCAGTCGAAAAATGAGCTGTTCGGCGCGGTCATGTCGATATCGCCGGAGGCGTTGGCAGATTTGACTCATGCGTTCGAGGGACCCGTCGAGCGCCTCGGCGAACGTGTGGTTCGCGCCTTTCTGGGTGTGTGGGAGGGCGCTTCTCAGGATTCGGACGCGCTCATGGCGATGCTGCGGGGCGCCATCGTCAACGAGCGCGCAAACGCACAGCTACGGGAGTTCATCCAAGCCCGGCTACTCGACAGCATCGACTCATGGCCGGTCCGCCACGACGATGCGGCGCTGCGCGCCGGACTGGCGTCGGCGATGCTCGTCGGGATCGTCGTCGGACGACGAATCGTCGGTGTTCCGGTGCTTGCGAATGCAGACCGGGAAACACTCGTCGAACTTCTCGCACCGGCAGTCCAGAGCGTGCTGACATCGCCGGCCTCGGAATCGGAGAGTTCGTCAGGCGAACTCGTGCGCAGCAGACAGGAGACGAACCGCGAATGCCAAGACGAACGGAAGCGCACTGGTGCGGCTGAGCGTGAGAGCCCGCATGTAAAGACTCACTAGCCTCGGTGATATCTGACGGGTGATTGCGGTGCGATGCGGGTCTGTTAATGTCGAGCCCTAATGGCGGTAATGTCATCGATGAAGCTCGACTTGAGTTGGCACACTTAATCTTTGCAGATCTCTGTGCGAATGTGATTGCTGCTGGCCGTCGCTCAACCGTTTGCGCTTCGCGCTTTGCGCCGACCGAGCGTCGGGAAAGCAGATCTCGGACTGCCAGGCGATCACAGACACGGACGTGTTCACGCATCAGTCACTCGAAGCCGGCCTATCACATCAAATCTATTGTGCTGCAATATATCTAGTGCACATACCGAATTGTCCTACCAGGGAGCACTTGAGCCATACCACAACTGGGGAGACACCGCGGCAAAGGCGACTTCGAGAGCGGCCGCGTTCGCGCTCATCGGTATCTCCTCCCTCAGCCGGTTCGCGATGAGCCCTAAGACGGAACAGGCCCTAACACGCACGGGGCCGACTGACGCCTTCGACACCGCGCGATATCGGCTGGGTAGCTTGTCGGGCACGTGCCATCTCCAGTCATGCCAACCCTACCTTGCATATAGGTAAGGCTTCCCTATCGCTCACTCAAAAGTGTTGAGGCACATCACGTTAGCTTGACCAGTCCGAGTGGTCGTGCCAGTATTACCACGCGTGCACCTCGCTAGGTGAGGCTTCTGCACCGGACACAGGCCACTGACCCCGAACGTCGAGAGACGGGTCAGGACAGCTCCTCCCGGCCTAAGGGTTGAGCCCAAGTGGCTTCCGAAGATTGATCGGATACGCCGTGCAGTGCCGAAACCCGGACGAGTGGGGTGTCGCCGCGGTTGATCGTCAGGTGGCCCGACCCTTTTGTGCGACGTATCGGCATCCCTTGTGCCCTGGCCGTGAGGAGGTGAGAGCGAGATGAGTCCTAGTGATAGTCCCTATCCGAGTTCGGTGACCGTTTTGCTCAGATCAGTCCTCGGTTTAGTCCTCTTTAGCTGAATCAGACTGCACTGACCGAGCGTTCACGGGCACGCTTTGTTTTGCTATGCGCGCGTGTCGATTCCGAACCTAGGATTCTGCAGTTCTCGAGTTCTGGTCGCATCGTTACGGGAGGTTGTGATGTCGTTGCCGCCGCTGTGCCGAAGCTGTTCGCGGGTGTTGCCGGCGATGGTTCGCACTGCATCACCCACCTCTGGGCAGACGATGCCGAAGCTGTAGGCGTGGCTTTATCACCGACCTCGGACGCCACCGGCGCGGAGGTTAACTGCTGCACTGATAAGGAGAAGTTCGATGGCTTTTGTTGTGACACAACCGGAAACGCTCGCAGGTGCGGCGGGCGACTTGGCACGGATCGGGTCGGCGGTAGCTACGATGAACGAGGCTACTTGGGCACCGATCACTGGTGTGGTGCCGCCCGCCGCCGACCAGGTTTCGGTTTTGACGGCGCTCGAGTTCGCCGCCTACGGCCAGCTATATCGGATGCTCAGCGTTCAGGCTGAGCAGGTTCTCGACGCGTTCGTCGCTACCTTGAGGGACAGTGCTGGATCGTATGCGCTCACCGAAGCCGCCAACACTGTTGTCGCCGGGGGGTGAGGTGGTGATCGGTGTGTGGGATTTCGGGGCGCTGCCTCCAGAGATCAATTCCGGCTTGATGTATGCCGGTGCGGGCTCGTCTGCGTTGATCGCTGCCGCAAACGCGTGGGCCAGCTTGGCCCAGGAACTCGACGCGGCCGCAAGCGGCTGCGCCGCAGTGCTATCCAAGCTGACAAGTGACGCGTGGAAAGGACCGGCAGCGGCGGAGATGGCCAGCGCAGCGGCCCCCTACGTGGCGTGGCTGCACGCCAGCTCCGACCGTGCCGCCCGGGCGGCCAGCAGTGCCGCCGCCGCCGCCAACGCCTATCAGACCGCGTATGCGGCCACCGTGCCACCAGCGGTGATCGCTGCCAACCGGGCGCAGCTGGCGGCGCTGGTGGCCACCAACGTGCTGGGCCAAAACACCCCGGCCATCGCGGCCACCGAAGCCCACTACAGTCATATGTGGGCCCGCGACGCCACCGCCATGTACAGCTACGCCGGTCACTGCGCCGCCGCAGCGGCTCTCGACCCGCTGACCGCGCCCCCGGCCACCACCACCCCCGTCGGGCCGGGCGCCCAAACCGCTGCAACCGCACACGCCGCCGCGGCCGCCGCCAGCCAAACCACCCTGTCCCAACTCATCACCACCCTGCCCACCACGCTGCACACACTCGCCACCCCCTCGGCGCTAAGTTCAGCGTTGAATTCGCTGAACGTCATCGATCCGGCGAACGCCTCGTCGGCCTCAGGTTTGTCCGGCCTGCTGAATATGCTCAGCGGCCGAACCGGATCGTCATTAGGCGCCTTCCTCAACTCAGAAACACTCTCGTCCGCTTTCTCCGGTGGGTTTTTCAACCCAGAGGGCTTCCTGTCAGCGTTTCACGCATTTGACTGGATTGCGATCTACGCGGCCACCGATTACGTGCACAGCGTTATGGGCGCAGGAGCAGGCGGAGGTGTCGGGGGAGTCGGCGGGGGGGCGATATCGCAGATGGGCAGCGTCACTGCGGCCCCGCCCAGCCAAGGTGTACTCGGCGTTTTGGCTGCTGCCCACACCGGCGACGCCGCGGCCACCGCCGGTGTCGGTAAAGCCACCATGGTCGGGGGGCTGTCGGCACCACCTGCCTGGACCAGCACGGCAGCGCCAGCTGTACGTCTTGTTAGCGCCGAGAGTCCACTATCAGCTGCGACACCCTTGGCTAGCCCAATCCTCACAACCGGGATGCCGCGCCTCTCCACGGCTCGTATGGTCGGCAAAACCCCGGGTAACCGGCACAGCACGCCTGCTAACGGCACACCCGCTTACGGTATCCCTACCGACGATGGCATCCCCAGCCGATCCCTTTCCGCCCACACACCCGCCGGCGGGTAGCGGTCTAATTTCTCGACTCACGCACAATCCGTGTGTTCAGGAGGCGCAGCAGGACAGCTTGGTGACATCGGTGGTGTAGGACTGGCAGGTGATCTTGATAGCTTCGGCCAT encodes:
- the rpsF gene encoding 30S ribosomal protein S6, translated to MRPYEIMVILDPTLDERTVAPSLETFLNVVRKDGGTVQKVDIWGRRRLAYEIAKHSEGIYVVINLDAEPKTVSELDRQLRLNESVLRTKVLRTDQR
- a CDS encoding single-stranded DNA-binding protein, which gives rise to MAGDTTITVVGNLTADPELRFTPSGAAVANFTVASTPRIYDRQSGEWKDGEALFLRCNIWREAAENVAESLTRGARVIVTGRLKQRSFETREGEKRTVVEVEVDEVGPSLRYATAKVNKASRSGGGAGGARPASAAPSAGAADDPWGSAPAAGSFGDTDDEPPF
- the rpsR gene encoding 30S ribosomal protein S18; protein product: MAKSKRRPTPEKPVKTKKCVFCAKKDQVIDYKDTALLRTYISERGKIRARRVTGNCVQHQRDIALAVKNAREMALLPFTSSAR
- the rplI gene encoding 50S ribosomal protein L9, giving the protein MKLILTADVDHLGSVGETVEVKDGYGRNFLLPRGLAIVATRGAQKQAEEIRRARDSKKVRDLEHANEIKGAIEALGVVTLPVKAAGDTGKLFGSVTAGDVVGAIKAAGGPNLDKRIVRLPREHIKALGAHSVWVRLHPEVDVEVALNVVAKD
- the dnaB gene encoding replicative DNA helicase, coding for MAVIDDLGYPGMDASPSSDDFGRQPPQDLAAEQAVLGGMLLSKDAIADVVERLRPGDFYRPAHQNVYDAILDLYGRGEPADAVTVAAELDRQGLLRRVGGAPYLHTLISTVPTAANAGYYAGIVAEKALLRRLVEAGTRVVQYGYAGAEGADVAAVVDRAQAEIYDVTDRRLSEDFVPLEDLLQPTMDEIDAIASNGGIARGVPTGFTELDEVTNGLHPGQMVIVAARPGVGKALALNTPLPTPSGWTTMGDVAVGDELLGADGMPTRVLAATDVMLGRPCYEIEFSDGTVIVADADHQWPTGYGIRTTAELRCGLDTIAAAGSIAPYAERRATATLMAPVLQLTAVRRVRSVPVRCVQVDNAAHLYLAGRGMIPTHNSTLGLDFLRSCSIRHRMASVIFSLEMSKSEIVMRLLSAEAKIKLSDMRSGRMSDDDWTRLARRMSEISEAPLYIDDSPNLTMMEIRAKARRLRQKADLKLVVVDYLQLMTSGKKFESRQVEVSEFSRSLKLLAKELDVPVVAISQLNRSPEQRHDKKPMLADLRESGSLEQDSDLVILLHRPDAFERDDPRAGEADLIVAKHRNGPTKTVTVAHQLHLSRFANMAR
- a CDS encoding CocE/NonD family hydrolase — protein: MARVEKVFMPSHPLEPGDRYGVLSGFDPGTRTLPAGFRLAPPFRALPVDIVLDKDVPVTLRDGVTIYVDIFRPAGAEKVPVIVAWSPYGKGEGSAPAAMAVFGLVGLDNAIVSGLHKFEGPDPAYWCAHGYAICNPDPRGVSDSEGDSVLWDRQEGQDCHDLIEWLAVQDWCSGKVAMSGTSYLAVAQWFTAAEQPPHLAAINPWEGISDVYRDLVMRGGIPDTGFARQLRDNSFWGKNRKEDILAEAQRYPLMNQLWQNKIPRVDRITVPAYVVASYSNTLHTAGTFRAWRQIGSKDKWLRIHNSQEWPDYYDEANTEDLRRFFDHFLKGEDNGWEQTPRVRYALLDLEGGDRVNLAAHQFPPEGIAYTKYYLDGRSRTLRTQAPAQQVTTVYDTQANPSWVSFIVRFDHETTMVGYPKARLWVEAEGADDMDLFVFVQKLSEQGTPLQGFTVPNHGAMIHDVTERGASILRYKGSSGRLRVSMRHLDETMSTDEVPVHSFDRIEKLTPGEVVAVDIDLLPIGLVFYPGEQLRLIISAQNLFGPWMPGLREYAPRNSGQHIIHTGGEHSSYLQLPIMAVR
- a CDS encoding TetR/AcrR family transcriptional regulator, whose product is MTANRTPAVRRGRRPGISTTRQAILDAARARFASDGFAATTIRQVAADAGVDASLVMQFYQSKNELFGAVMSISPEALADLTHAFEGPVERLGERVVRAFLGVWEGASQDSDALMAMLRGAIVNERANAQLREFIQARLLDSIDSWPVRHDDAALRAGLASAMLVGIVVGRRIVGVPVLANADRETLVELLAPAVQSVLTSPASESESSSGELVRSRQETNRECQDERKRTGAAERESPHVKTH
- a CDS encoding PE family protein, which translates into the protein MAFVVTQPETLAGAAGDLARIGSAVATMNEATWAPITGVVPPAADQVSVLTALEFAAYGQLYRMLSVQAEQVLDAFVATLRDSAGSYALTEAANTVVAGG
- a CDS encoding PPE family protein, which encodes MRSPKPPTLLSPGGEVVIGVWDFGALPPEINSGLMYAGAGSSALIAAANAWASLAQELDAAASGCAAVLSKLTSDAWKGPAAAEMASAAAPYVAWLHASSDRAARAASSAAAAANAYQTAYAATVPPAVIAANRAQLAALVATNVLGQNTPAIAATEAHYSHMWARDATAMYSYAGHCAAAAALDPLTAPPATTTPVGPGAQTAATAHAAAAAASQTTLSQLITTLPTTLHTLATPSALSSALNSLNVIDPANASSASGLSGLLNMLSGRTGSSLGAFLNSETLSSAFSGGFFNPEGFLSAFHAFDWIAIYAATDYVHSVMGAGAGGGVGGVGGGAISQMGSVTAAPPSQGVLGVLAAAHTGDAAATAGVGKATMVGGLSAPPAWTSTAAPAVRLVSAESPLSAATPLASPILTTGMPRLSTARMVGKTPGNRHSTPANGTPAYGIPTDDGIPSRSLSAHTPAGG